One Vicia villosa cultivar HV-30 ecotype Madison, WI linkage group LG5, Vvil1.0, whole genome shotgun sequence genomic window, cataaatccctaatttttgcctagattgccctttcaggttttcaatctaccaggatgaatttttctgtttattgtctctaatttttgcctggaccgccctttcaggttttcagtccaccgagacgctcatttttgcctaagtcgccctttgcgcgttttcgacttaccgagctgttcttttcttttttagacaaagtatttcttgactgcatcagcattcacaggatgtgggagttcatcaccatccatggttgtaagagtcatggcgccgccagaaaatgttcttttgacaacatacgggccttcgtaattaggagaccatttgcccctagaatctggttgaaaagacaagatctttttaagcacgaggtcgccttcttgaaattcacgaggtcgaacctttttgttgaaagcttttttcatccttgcttggtataactgtccatggcatagagcagtcatacgtttttcttcgattaagttcaactgatcgtatctgctttgacaccattcagcctctgataacttagtctccatgaggactctcattgatggtatttcaacttctacggggagcacagcttccatgccgtatactagagaaaagggagttgcccctgttgaagtacgcactgaagtacggtacccatgtaaagcaaatggcagcatttcatgccagtctttgtaagtggcgaccattttctggacaatcttcttaatgttcttgttggcagcttcaacggcgccattcatttttggtctgtaaggagaagagttatgatgctcaatcttgaattcctcacgcaattctttcatcatcttgttgtttaagtttgaaccattgtcagtaatgatcttgctgggaataccatatcggcaaatgatgttattcttgataaacctcacaaccacttgtcttgtaacattggcgtaagatgctgcttcgacccatttggtgaagtaatcaattgctaccaagatgaaacgatgaccgtttgaagcttttggttcgatcattccaatcatgtcaataccccacatggagaaaggccacggagatgagagaacgttgagtagagtcggtggcacatggatcttatctgcgtagatctggcacttgtgacatctcttcacgtgtttataacagtcagattccattgtcaaccaatagtatccagctcttaacattttcttggacattgcatgcccatttgaatgagttccaaaggacccttcatgcacttcatgcattaacatgtctgcttcgtgtctgtccacgcatctgagcaaaaccaggtcgaagtttcttttgtatagcacatctccgttcaggaagaaactgccagaaagtctccttagagttttcttatctttgtttgatgccccaagtgggtactcttgagtttgaaggaagcgtttgatgtcgtggaaccacggtttatcatcgatgactacttcagttgcaaacacataggcgggcctttcgaggcgcgtgattctgactgtaggcatatcattccagtgattgactttaaacatggaagatagagtagccaaggcgtctgccattcgattctgatctcgaggtatatgatgcaattcaaccttgttgaagaaagtcaacagacgtcttgcataatctctgtaaggaatcaagccagggtggtaagtttcccacttgtctttgatttggttgatcacgagggctgaatctccatatatgtctaggatcttgatccttaaatcaatggcttcttcgagacccatgatacaagcttcgtattctgcgatgttgttggtacaatcaaatagcaatctggcagagaacgggatatgagtacccttgggagtgatgatgattgtcccaattccattgccaaaagcgtttactgctccatcaaaaattaggccccatcttgatccaggctcaggaccttcttcaggtaacggttcgtcacaatctttcatcttcaagtacatgacatcttcgtcaggaaagtcaaacttgagagattgatattcattaattggttgatgcgccaagtgatcggcgagaatgcttcctttgaccgctttttgagcacggtattcaatgtcatactcggataacagcatttgccatcgggcaatccttcctgttaaggcaggcttttcaaagacatacttgatcggatccattttggagattaaccaagtagtattgttgatcatgtactggcggagacgttttgaagcccaggccaaagcacaacatgttttttcgagcatggagtaacgaaactcacagtctgtgaatttcttactcaagtaatagatggcatgctccttcttaccggtttcatcttgctgtccaagcatacaacccatggattcttctaacacagtaaggtacatgattaatggtcttccttcaactggaggaatcaatattggtggttctaacaggtactctttgatactgtcgaacgctttctggcaatcttcagtccatacaaccccttgatctttgcggagaagcttgaaaattggcccacatgtagcagtcatttgagagataaacctggagatgtagtttaatcgtccgagaaaccctcttacttgcttttcagttttcggtgcaggcatctcttgaatagctctgactttgtcgggatctacttcaatacctctttggctgacaatgaaacccaagagttttccagatctaaccccaaaagtacatttgtcaggattcaagcgaagctgatattttcttagtcgttgaaacaacttcaaaaggtattcaatatgttcttcttctgtgctggacttggctatcatgtcgtccacataaacttcaatttctttatgcatcatgtcatgaaagagagtagtcattgctctttggtaagttgcgcctgcattctttaatccaaacggcatcactttgtagcaaaaggtaccccatggggtgatgaaagatgtcttctccatgtcttcaggagccatcttaatctgattataaccagagaacccgtccatgaaggaaaagacgttgaacttagcggtgttatcaaccagcatgtcgatatgtggtaatggaaagtcatcttttggactggctttgttcaagtcacggtagtcaacacacattctgacttttccatctttcttcggaactggcactatgttggccaaccattgaggatactcagaggtgacaagaaaacctgcgtcgagttgcttttgaacttccactttgatcttgtttgccatatcagggtgagtccttcgcaatttctgcttaactggtggacattctggcttcaatggcaagtaatgctgaacaatattggtatccaacccaggcatgtcttggtaggaccaggcaaacacgtcaacatattctttgagaaggtctgtcaacttactcttgatatcagcatcaagcagtgatccaatggtcacttcttttttgtcttcttcagaacccaagttgatcttttctaaaggctctttgtgaggcataaTGGCtatttcctcgtgcttaagtaatcgagagatctcgtccgggatctcctcttcttcctcttcttcggcttcgaacacaggaaactaaaagttgggagagggcattgggttattgcattcaatgggtttatcaatagtaaatctgcacatgtgatttatatctatttcagaaaatttatgaatgcaggagtgtatgcagattttttttgaaaaagttttttttattttatttattttggttttttaggattaccatttccagaaaaaagcaaaaaaataaaacacatagtgtagggaattcaaaatgacgctttatttatgattcatttttgaaacaaagccctaaacacaaactcatttgtcttgggcaggacaaagagggaaacttttaaaacaaagccctatacacaaagttatttgggcggaacatttaaaagcgaagccctataaaacatctctctgctttgggcaaggcaggaggtcaaaataacagcgaggtgattactttgagcggcgaacaacattcggaacgtcgatagctttccagtagcaacgaactcctctgtgtattatgtattcaggaaaattctccccagagttgtcttcagtattgacattgaccgctggtcgagcaggatttgaaggtcctggtttgtcacccttgttctttgtagagttgaaacggtcttcttctacttcttgaagagcatatgatgagtcacaatcttcagaattttcaggatgtatttcccagtcttcaggatgaagagactcattgtcagcgacactttccgagtcagttgcgggaccatcttccccttcatcttcaaaaatggcatttatgtgataataaccatcttcaggattgttaatcttggtagatgcattgaatccgaaatctccagtaatttcaggttgctgagaaaattgacaaggctgataagcctcttctggttgactattatattcaaaagaatctccccatccagttggttggatatcctcaatcgcaatcttgtaactttcaggtgcagtatacttcaccatgtaatcaaattttccacttggttgtcccaatgtgtcccatatttctgcaggaacaggctcagtttctttgcctttgggtttctccgaaggaggatatggttcttcctgagatatgtatcctgagtcattgagataacactttcattcttcttcagtatcaggtagaccttcttcgatgcattcttcaataaggacattaacctcttgaggaattgggttaaggaatcctccactaatgaatgtttctttgatcggacgaagggtttcatccttcttggtgtagtttgagaatgttggtgaacatccgagacctgctctagtttcattcttggtagggatcacaacttgcccccagccagtggtagttccatcctttactacttttactgcctctttgtaagaagagattgatgctttctttttggaagattcgtcttctaaagagagaccttggaactgcgttccttcctcactatcagcactaatgaaagagaaattggataaatgactcaccatcaaggcttgttctccacttatcgttaccaattttccatttgttacaaattttaacttttgatggagcgtagaagttactgcccctgcttcatgaatccatggtcgtcctaacaaacagctataagcagcttgaatgtccatgacctggaaggtgatttgaaatgtatgtggaccaattgtcatgggaaggttgacttcgccgataacagattttcgcgatccatcaaatgctttgacaactacaccactgaacttcataggcattccttggtaagacaagcgagcaagagtcgtctttggcatcacattcaaggaagatccggtgtctaccaacacattggacaaagagtctgactgacagttcatagaaatgtgcaaagcaagattgtgatttttaccctcctcggggagttcttcatcacagaaacttaaattgttacaagctgttatgttagctattatcccattaaagtgatcaacagtcacatcatgatctacaaaagcttgatctaagaccttcatcagagcttccctgtgggcttctgagtttaaaagcaatgaaagtattgagatttttgaaggagtctgcataagctgatccacaatcttatattcacttcttttgataagtttcaaaatttcatcaaagtcaggattgacattggttccactggattgaccaacatcaatgtttgtattactgacaggagtttccacaggattccctactggtgtattgacaggactTTGCCTGGTTGTAGGAGcgacaggctgctttggaggtagtggagtatacacacgtccacttcttgttactcgactcacatcggctatattcacgacagatgaaagagtaggtaaaggaacttcttgcccatcttttatcattgtggcattgtagttgtatggaactgccttgtcagagtcataaggaacaggtccaggtagacaaatgatcaaaggagcaataggaaccttcggcttgttgtaagtaacttccatgcactcaggcatgttgaaatgaggaacgatgacgttaactgtaggcatttccgagttga contains:
- the LOC131606657 gene encoding uncharacterized protein LOC131606657, producing the protein IICLPGPVPYDSDKAVPYNYNATMIKDGQEVPLPTLSSVVNIADVSRVTRSGRVYTPLPPKQPVAPTTRQSPVNTPVGNPVETPVSNTNIDVGQSSGTNVNPDFDEILKLIKRSEYKIVDQLMQTPSKISILSLLLNSEAHREALMKVLDQAFVDHDVTVDHFNGIIANITACNNLSFCDEELPEEGKNHNLALHISMNCQSDSLSNVLVDTGSSLNVMPKTTLARLSYQGMPMKFSGVVVKAFDGSRKSVIGEVNLPMTIGPHTFQITFQVMDIQAAYSCLLGRPWIHEAGAVTSTLHQKLKFVTNGKLVTISGEQALMVSHLSNFSFISADSEEGTQFQGLSLEDESSKKKASISSYKEAVKVVKDGTTTGWGQVVIPTKNETRAGLGCS